In a genomic window of Seriola aureovittata isolate HTS-2021-v1 ecotype China chromosome 11, ASM2101889v1, whole genome shotgun sequence:
- the zic5 gene encoding zinc finger protein ZIC 5, giving the protein MEPPLSKRNPAIRLADLAATQPLPHQNMTGFPGLGGHHPLSHHAHLHPGELGNDPGVALTPFGPEHMAQTNALKLSPSQHIQSHPEAQTAASFTSAQTTVGFPVAHPHSGYSSSRDFILRRELSASAMHALGDQHSSASSPHHHGMFISPTGAYGHTESGAHSLFTGLHDQASPGAHHHALNGQMRLGIPGDIYGRPEHFGHRPEHYGPSSLHSYNSMNLNVNIASAPHGAAGAFLRYMRQPIKQELICKWIDQEQSQKKPCSKTYSTMHELVNHVTVEHVGGPEQSTHVCFWEECPREGKAFKAKYKLINHIRVHTGEKPFPCPFPGCGKVFARSENLKIHKRTHTGEKPFKCEFDGCDRKFANSSDRKKHSHVHTSDKPYYCKVRGCDKSYTHPSSLRKHMKVHCKSPPPPSTNVTYISPTNPLGDPLSPGSEPHRNRSAANLSPQVTNLNEWYVCQGSGGPNHLHTPSSDVPTSESDDEDSFRNSDPRTML; this is encoded by the exons ATGGAACCCCCTTTAAGCAAGAGGAATCCAGCGATAAGATTAGCGGATTTGGCAGCGACTCAACCCCTTCCTCATCAGAATATGACAGGCTTCCCGGGGCTAGGGGGGCATCACCCTCTCTCCCACCATGCCCACCTCCACCCTGGGGAGCTGGGCAACGACCCCGGAGTGGCACTCACTCCATTTGGACCAGAGCACATGGCACAGACAAATGCTCTCAAACTTAGCCCATCTCAGCACATTCAGAGCCATCCCGAAGCCCAGACCGCGGCATCTTTCACTTCTGCTCAGACCACAGTTGGTTTCCCCGTGGCTCACCCCCACTCAGGCTACTCAAGCAGCAGGGACTTCATCCTCAGGAGAGAACTCTCAGCCTCTGCTATGCATGCACTTGGCGACCAGCATAGTTCCGCCTCCTCCCCTCATCACCATGGCATGTTCATCTCCCCAACAGGTGCTTATGGGCACACGGAAAGTGGGGCCCATTCACTTTTTACTGGACTTCACGACCAGGCGTCCCCAGGTGCCCACCACCATGCCCTCAACGGGCAGATGCGCCTGGGTATACCGGGGGACATCTACGGCAGGCCAGAGCACTTCGGGCACAGGCCAGAGCACTATGGACCCTCTTCTCTCCACAGCTACAACTCCATGAACCTCAATGTGAACATCGCTTCTGCTCCTCACGGAGCGGCGGGGGCGTTTTTAAGATACATGCGGCAGCCCATAAAGCAAGAGCTAATCTGCAAATGGATTGACCAGGAGCAAAGTCAAAAGAAGCCCTGCTCTAAAACTTACAGCACCATGCACGAACTGGTCAACCACGTCACGGTGGAGCATGTCGGGGGACCGGAGCAGAGCACCCACGTCTGTTTTTGGGAAGAATGTCCACGGGAAGGAAAGGCTTTCAAAGCGAAGTACAAACTGATAAACCACATCCGAGTTCATACGGGAGAAAAGCCCTTCCCGTGTCCTTTCCCGGGTTGTGGAAAAGTGTTCGCTCGATCGGAGAATTTAAAGATTCACAAGAGGACTCACACAG GAGAGAAACCTTTCAAGTGCGAGTTTGACGGCTGCGACAGAAAATTCGCCAACAGCAGCGACCGGAAGAAGCACTCCCACGTCCATACCAGTGACAAGCCTTACTACTGCAAAGTCCGCGGCTGTGACAAATCCTACACGCACCCGAGCTCGCTGCGGAAGCACATGAAAGTGCACTGCAAGTCCCCGCCGCCCCCTTCCACCAACGTCACCTACATATCCCCCACAAACCCTCTCGGAGACCCCCTCTCGCCAGGCTCCGAGCCGCACAGGAACCGCTCCGCCGCGAACCTCTCCCCTCAGGTCACCAACCTCAACGAGTGGTACGTGTGCCAGGGGAGCGGGGGACCCAACCACCTCCACACACCCTCCAGCGACGTGCCAACGTCTGAGTCGGACGATGAGGACTCTTTCAGAAATTCAGACCCGAGGACAATGCTCTGA